The following proteins are encoded in a genomic region of Pungitius pungitius chromosome 17, fPunPun2.1, whole genome shotgun sequence:
- the itgb8 gene encoding integrin beta-8 isoform X1 → MTWSWSTNGCVLCLLLCCVVESSGAGESACWSPSVTSCAECLRRGPQCAWCFKKDFLDTAGPSQRCDLPATLLRRGCEREFMEQSEVKVEVNATVSSTQVSPQDISITLRPGSEASVIVAVKQLERYPVDLYCLVDVSASMQENLDHLKTMGVALSFRMAAQSSDLWLGFGSFVDKPVSPYINVHPSKLRNPCSDYEISCRPAHGFHHVLSMTSNMSEFTRVIKRQRISGNMDTPEGGLDAMLQAAVCQRSVGWRPDAKRLLLLMTDQPSHLALDSRLAGIVTPHDGLCHLENNVYTGSTEMDHPSVGLLSDKMLENHMLSIFAVEKQQYQWYEELVRLLPGSYLGKLGLFQAPNLIELVVDAYKMLLSEVAVSVSVEDKAASRYWVSVSPVCPDGSTVKDQRCSGVMPGQTAYFNITIGMRSCPDSAEREDVTVLVRPVGYNESTVIKIHSKCACSCGPTRRCYEESQCGGSSGREQGLDRGLVKDSDGGSNWNCRADGSEVDCSGRGACECGRCVCDLSRLGSVRGKYCEIDDFSCPYRGGLPCGGRGVCVSGECVCQDEWTGDSCGCPVSTATCQSADGLLCSGRGRCACGRCVCDDPRRYGDFCERCPACQNSCQSFWNCVDCHLSHGLAQKDIAEHCNNTCAPLVGYVDVLSGRAEEMWIQCMYISNDGCRHRFQTSTQAGQTQLQISTRPECADNSRLLGTFLSVCALTVLCGLVLVAVSRLLLQKRALSPGGTAAEGPYHCPGKDLSFIPTTNEKTVTYRRDCLPDRPVEMHIQVAKMPLGDPWQC, encoded by the exons ATGACTTGGTCCTGGTCCACAAACGGCTGCGTCCTGTGTCTCCTGCTCTGCTGCGTGGTGGAATCGTCCGGCGCCG gtgagAGTGCTTGTTGGTCTCCTAGTGTCACTTCTTGTGCAGAGTGCCTCAGACGTGGACCACAGTGTGCCTGGTGCTTTAAGAAG GACTTTTTGGACACGGCGGGGCCGAGCCAACGCTGCGACTTGCCAGCGACGCTGTTGAGGAGAGGCTGCGAGCGGGAGTTCATGGAGCAGTCGGAGGTCAAGGTGGAGGTCAACGCTACCGTCAGCAGCACGCAAGTGTCCCCACAAGACATCAGCATCACCCTCAGACCAG GTTCGGAGGCCAGCGTCATAGTGGCTGTGAAGCAGCTGGAGCGTTATCCAGTGGATCTGTACTGCCTCGTTGACGTATCCGCATCCATGCAGGAAAATCTTGATCAT TTGAAGACGATGGGCGTGGCGCTGTCCTTCCGCATGGCGGCGCAGTCCTCGGACCTGTGGCTGGGTTTCGGCTCCTTTGTGGACAAACCGGTGTCCCCTTACATCAATGTTCACCCCTCCAAGCTTCGCAACCCCTGCAG TGACTATGAGATCAGCTGTCGCCCCGCCCACGGCTTCCACCACGTCCTGAGTATGACCAGCAACATGAGCGAGTTCACGCGGGTGATCAAACGCCAGCGCATCTCCGGAAACATGGACACGCCTGAGGGGGGGCTGGATGCCATGCTGCAGGCCGCCGTCTGCCAG AGATCGGTAGGTTGGCGACCAGACGCCAaacgcctgctgctgctgatgaccGACCAGCCGTCTCACCTCGCCTTGGACAGCCGGCTGGCCGGGATCGTGACGCCACACGACGGCCTGTGTCACCTGGAAAACAATGTCTACACGGGGAGCACTGAGATG GACCATCCCAGTGTGGGTCTGTTGTCTGATAAGATGCTTGAAAACCATATGCTCTCTATCTTCGCTGTGGAGAAGCAGCAGTACCAGTGGTACGAG GAGTTGGTGCGTTTGCTACCTGGCTCCTACCTGGGAAAGTTAGGCCTCTTCCAGGCCCCGAACCTTATTGAGCTGGTGGTGGACGCATACAAG ATGTTGCTGTCGGAGGTGGCGGTATCAGTGTCAGTGGAGGACAAGGCAGCCAGCAGGTACTgggtgtctgtgtctcctgtctgtcccgATGGATCCACGGTGAAGGACCAGAGGTGTTCGGGAGTGATGCCCGGCCAGACG GCGTACTTCAACATCACCATCGGGATGCGCTCCTGTCCCGACAGCGCCGAACGCGAGGATGTGACGGTGCTGGTTCGTCCCGTGGGCTACAACGAATCCACCGTTATCAAGATCCACTCTAAATGCGCCTGCAGTTGTGGCCCAACGAGGCGCTGCTACGAGGAAAGCCAATGCGGAGGAAGCTCCGGTCGGGAGCAGGGGCTGGATCGGGGACTCGTGAAGGACTCAGACGGGGGGTCAAACTGGAACTGCAGAGCGGATGGTTCTGAGGTGGACTGCAGTGGTCGGGGCGCGTGTGAGTgcgggaggtgtgtgtgtgacctgtccAGGCTCGGCTCCGTACGCGGGAAATACTGCGAGATAGACGACTTCTCCTGCCCGTACCGAGGGGGCCTGCCGTGTGGAG GgcgtggcgtgtgtgtgtcgggcgagtgtgtGTGCCAGGACGAGTGGACCGGCGATAGCTGTGGTTGTCCCGTCTCCACGGCGACCTGCCAATCAGCCGACGGCTTGCTGTGCAGCGGGCGGGGCAGGTGCGCGtgtggcaggtgtgtgtgcgacGACCCCCGGCGCTACGGAGACTTCTGTGAGAGATGTCCCGCTTGTCAAAACAGCTGCCAGTCATTCTG gaaTTGTGTGGACTGCCACTTGTCTCACGGCCTCGCACAAAAAGACATTGCAGAACATTGCAACAACACCTGTGCCCCGCTGGTGGGCTACGTGGACGTCTTATCAG gccGAGCAGAGGAGATGTGGATTCAGTGCATGTACATCAGCAACGACGGCTGTCGCCATCGGTTTCAAACGAGCACACAGGCTGGTCAGACTCAGCTTCAAATCAGCACAAGACCAG AGTGCGCCGACAACAGCCGGCTGCTGGGAACattcctgagtgtgtgtgctctgaCGGTGCTGTGCGGGCTGGTGCTGGTGGCCGTGtcccggctgctgctgcagaaaagAGCCCTGTCACCAGG
- the itgb8 gene encoding integrin beta-8 isoform X2, with product MYHTTTPCSESACWSPSVTSCAECLRRGPQCAWCFKKDFLDTAGPSQRCDLPATLLRRGCEREFMEQSEVKVEVNATVSSTQVSPQDISITLRPGSEASVIVAVKQLERYPVDLYCLVDVSASMQENLDHLKTMGVALSFRMAAQSSDLWLGFGSFVDKPVSPYINVHPSKLRNPCSDYEISCRPAHGFHHVLSMTSNMSEFTRVIKRQRISGNMDTPEGGLDAMLQAAVCQRSVGWRPDAKRLLLLMTDQPSHLALDSRLAGIVTPHDGLCHLENNVYTGSTEMDHPSVGLLSDKMLENHMLSIFAVEKQQYQWYEELVRLLPGSYLGKLGLFQAPNLIELVVDAYKMLLSEVAVSVSVEDKAASRYWVSVSPVCPDGSTVKDQRCSGVMPGQTAYFNITIGMRSCPDSAEREDVTVLVRPVGYNESTVIKIHSKCACSCGPTRRCYEESQCGGSSGREQGLDRGLVKDSDGGSNWNCRADGSEVDCSGRGACECGRCVCDLSRLGSVRGKYCEIDDFSCPYRGGLPCGGRGVCVSGECVCQDEWTGDSCGCPVSTATCQSADGLLCSGRGRCACGRCVCDDPRRYGDFCERCPACQNSCQSFWNCVDCHLSHGLAQKDIAEHCNNTCAPLVGYVDVLSGRAEEMWIQCMYISNDGCRHRFQTSTQAGQTQLQISTRPECADNSRLLGTFLSVCALTVLCGLVLVAVSRLLLQKRALSPGGTAAEGPYHCPGKDLSFIPTTNEKTVTYRRDCLPDRPVEMHIQVAKMPLGDPWQC from the exons ATGTACCACACCACAACTCCTTGTA gtgagAGTGCTTGTTGGTCTCCTAGTGTCACTTCTTGTGCAGAGTGCCTCAGACGTGGACCACAGTGTGCCTGGTGCTTTAAGAAG GACTTTTTGGACACGGCGGGGCCGAGCCAACGCTGCGACTTGCCAGCGACGCTGTTGAGGAGAGGCTGCGAGCGGGAGTTCATGGAGCAGTCGGAGGTCAAGGTGGAGGTCAACGCTACCGTCAGCAGCACGCAAGTGTCCCCACAAGACATCAGCATCACCCTCAGACCAG GTTCGGAGGCCAGCGTCATAGTGGCTGTGAAGCAGCTGGAGCGTTATCCAGTGGATCTGTACTGCCTCGTTGACGTATCCGCATCCATGCAGGAAAATCTTGATCAT TTGAAGACGATGGGCGTGGCGCTGTCCTTCCGCATGGCGGCGCAGTCCTCGGACCTGTGGCTGGGTTTCGGCTCCTTTGTGGACAAACCGGTGTCCCCTTACATCAATGTTCACCCCTCCAAGCTTCGCAACCCCTGCAG TGACTATGAGATCAGCTGTCGCCCCGCCCACGGCTTCCACCACGTCCTGAGTATGACCAGCAACATGAGCGAGTTCACGCGGGTGATCAAACGCCAGCGCATCTCCGGAAACATGGACACGCCTGAGGGGGGGCTGGATGCCATGCTGCAGGCCGCCGTCTGCCAG AGATCGGTAGGTTGGCGACCAGACGCCAaacgcctgctgctgctgatgaccGACCAGCCGTCTCACCTCGCCTTGGACAGCCGGCTGGCCGGGATCGTGACGCCACACGACGGCCTGTGTCACCTGGAAAACAATGTCTACACGGGGAGCACTGAGATG GACCATCCCAGTGTGGGTCTGTTGTCTGATAAGATGCTTGAAAACCATATGCTCTCTATCTTCGCTGTGGAGAAGCAGCAGTACCAGTGGTACGAG GAGTTGGTGCGTTTGCTACCTGGCTCCTACCTGGGAAAGTTAGGCCTCTTCCAGGCCCCGAACCTTATTGAGCTGGTGGTGGACGCATACAAG ATGTTGCTGTCGGAGGTGGCGGTATCAGTGTCAGTGGAGGACAAGGCAGCCAGCAGGTACTgggtgtctgtgtctcctgtctgtcccgATGGATCCACGGTGAAGGACCAGAGGTGTTCGGGAGTGATGCCCGGCCAGACG GCGTACTTCAACATCACCATCGGGATGCGCTCCTGTCCCGACAGCGCCGAACGCGAGGATGTGACGGTGCTGGTTCGTCCCGTGGGCTACAACGAATCCACCGTTATCAAGATCCACTCTAAATGCGCCTGCAGTTGTGGCCCAACGAGGCGCTGCTACGAGGAAAGCCAATGCGGAGGAAGCTCCGGTCGGGAGCAGGGGCTGGATCGGGGACTCGTGAAGGACTCAGACGGGGGGTCAAACTGGAACTGCAGAGCGGATGGTTCTGAGGTGGACTGCAGTGGTCGGGGCGCGTGTGAGTgcgggaggtgtgtgtgtgacctgtccAGGCTCGGCTCCGTACGCGGGAAATACTGCGAGATAGACGACTTCTCCTGCCCGTACCGAGGGGGCCTGCCGTGTGGAG GgcgtggcgtgtgtgtgtcgggcgagtgtgtGTGCCAGGACGAGTGGACCGGCGATAGCTGTGGTTGTCCCGTCTCCACGGCGACCTGCCAATCAGCCGACGGCTTGCTGTGCAGCGGGCGGGGCAGGTGCGCGtgtggcaggtgtgtgtgcgacGACCCCCGGCGCTACGGAGACTTCTGTGAGAGATGTCCCGCTTGTCAAAACAGCTGCCAGTCATTCTG gaaTTGTGTGGACTGCCACTTGTCTCACGGCCTCGCACAAAAAGACATTGCAGAACATTGCAACAACACCTGTGCCCCGCTGGTGGGCTACGTGGACGTCTTATCAG gccGAGCAGAGGAGATGTGGATTCAGTGCATGTACATCAGCAACGACGGCTGTCGCCATCGGTTTCAAACGAGCACACAGGCTGGTCAGACTCAGCTTCAAATCAGCACAAGACCAG AGTGCGCCGACAACAGCCGGCTGCTGGGAACattcctgagtgtgtgtgctctgaCGGTGCTGTGCGGGCTGGTGCTGGTGGCCGTGtcccggctgctgctgcagaaaagAGCCCTGTCACCAGG